A region of the Roseibium algicola genome:
GCGTCTCTCTGCCAACTGCATACGTTTGCAATACTGCCGCCAAGCATCCATTGCAAGCAAATTTGCATACGAATGCATTTCAGAGGGAAAACGCTTGTTGCGAGCTGCGCGTTTTGTGCGCAGGTGACGATGGGAGGGCCATCGGCAGGATATGCGGAGGGCTGTCCGTGTCGCTTTTCTGATCGATGACGTCTGAAACGCAAAACCACGGCCGGTGGCTACAACTTGGCTGTCTCTTCGGTTAGTAATCGCAACCATCAGAATCTGTTCGAAAACCGGACAGAATTCCACAGGGATTCAGAATGATTCAGGTTGATGGCGGCCGGATAACCGACCCCGACGTGCTTCTTGCGGCCGACCTCGTTCGGGTCGTCGAAGGGACTGACCAGCTTGTAGTCCAGTTCTGCAATCCGGACGCCTGCAAGGTTGCGACGCTTCAGGCATTGAACGAAGCCTGCCGTCTGGCAGGAGGCCGGTTGACCGTCCGGTTTTACCAGCACGACGATGAAGGCTTTGACGCGCGCTGCCTGAACCATTTGCCGGATGTCGCAAACCTGGCTCTCGATTGCCTGGATCGCATCTCGCACGTTGAAGCAATCAGCCAGTTACCGAAGTTGGAGCGATTGCATTTCGGAGTGTTGGACTTTGACCAGCCTCAGTTCCTGGAAACCTTGAACCTGCGGCAACTCCGAAGTTTGACGGTCGCCGCAAACCGGAAAAGAAACCTCGATCTTGCCCCGCTTGCCGACGCGGTGAACCTGCACGACCTGTTCGTTCAAGGTCACTGGAAGGGCATTGAGGTCATCAGCCACTTGCCCAATCTGGCAACCTTGTCCTTGAGTTCGTTTGCCGGGAAACATCGTCTCGACTTCGTATCCTCCATTGCGTCCCTCAAAAAGTTCACCCTGATCCTGGGCAGCCGGGCCAACCTGGGCGACTTGTCACACCAGACACTCGAGAAACTGCGAATTTTAAGAGTATCCGGACTGGGCACACTGGGTGACCTTGGAAGGTTTCCCGCGCTGTCAGCCTTGCAGGTTCATGATCAACTCAAATTGGTTGAAGTGGACCTGAGACATGTCGGTCTGGAATGGCTGAGCTTGTTCAACTGCAAGAACCTGAGAACACTCCCGGGCCTCGAATTGCAGGATCGTCTTCAGGAATTTGAAGCATGCCGCGTCGGACTGGATCTGGATAGCCTGCGCGACAGAACGTGGCCGGCCACGACACGTGCCGTCCGGTTGATCTCCACACGTGAGAAATGGAATGTGGAAGCAGAAAAGAAGCTAGCCGAACGGAAGCTCAGCAGCGAGGTCAGCAGGTGGATCTGACAAGGTGCATCCGGTCTTCTCTCCGGGCAGCGAGGCAGGCCCGAGATCATTCTTGGCCTCTTCCGATGGAGAACATTTTCCTGCGAAGGCCGCATTGGTGAAACGCTGTGCAAATCGCCCCTTTCGAGTGCGTTTCGATCGGTAAATCAAGAAAGAACGTCACAACCAGTTATTGAGAATTGCCGTAGCGTCCACTCTTCCATAGATTTGTTTCCAGGTCCGAAACCGTCTTTTTTTGGTTGGTTTGTTGCTACTTGAACGCGAAGAGCAATTGCAAATATTGGATGAGGTTCGCCTTTCCATTTCCAGGTCGGGTGGACGGATCGTATTCGTTGCCGGGGAAGCCGGGATAGGAAAGTCGTCTCTGATTGCGGATTTCCTGAGCAGCCTCGGGCCCGAAACCAGGAAGGTCATCGGTCTTTGCGATCCTTTGATCACGCCGCGCCCGCTCGGGCCGATACGAGATATTGCAGCAGGTCTTTCCGGATCGACGCTGATCCGCGATGAGGAAGCCATGCTTTTTGGCGGCCTGGTGGAGCATTTGTCGTCTTTGCGAGAACCGGTGGTATTGGTCATCGAGGACCTGCACTGGGCGGATGATCGCACACTGGACTGGTTGAAGTTCATTGGCCGCAGGATCGCGATGCTGCCGTTGCTGCTGGTTTGCAGTTATCGTGATGACCAGTTGGCGGGTTACCATCCGCTTCGCTCAGCCATGGGCGAGATTGTTCCGGCCCGAAAGAAGCAGATAAATCTCGCTCCTTTGTCTCTGGACGCGGTGCAGATGCTTGTTGGGTCAACCCGCCTGGCTCCAGACCGTCTCCTGGATATCACGGGCGGTAATCCCTTCTTCCTGACCGAGTTGTTGGCTCAGTCTGCAGACGGCAGCAAGGTTCCCCAGACCATCGGGGATGCGGTCGATGCGCGTCTTGCAGGATTGCCGCAAGACGTCGTGCGGCTACTGGAATATGTGTCTTGCTGGCCTGGTGCAATTCCGTCGGGCATTCTCCTGGCTTTGCCACTGCCCGATGGCTACGGCACCCTGACGCAGGCTATCGAGAAAGGTCTGCTGATTGAAAGCGGCGGAAGGCTCTCCTTTCGTCATGAGATTGCGCGGATTGCCATCTACGATCGGCTCAGTCATCCAAGGCGGGTTGATGCGCACAGGTGCTTCCTGGATCATCTTTGCAACCGGGAAGACGGAGTGCAGCCTCTCGACATGATCGTGCATCACGCCCGCGGAGCCGAACATGAGCAGCTACTGCTGCGGTATGCACCGCTTGCCGCAGACAATGCGGCAAGCCTCGGAGCCCATCGCGAGGCCGCCCGCTTTCTTGAACATGTCTTGCCGCTGGCGGACAGCCTGGACCTCGAGCAGGCCGCCGAAATCTGCGAACGTTGGGCCTATGAGGCAGGCCTGTCGCTTGGCATCGACGCAGACGTCATTTCCAACCGCCGCAAGGCGGTGGAGCTCTGGCGCAAGGCCGGAGATGAAAACCGGGTGGGAGAAAACCTGAGATGGTTGTCCCGGCTCCACTGGTACAGGGGAGAAGCCGAGGAAGCCAAGAGGTACATCGAGGAAGCAATCGAAGTCCTGGAAAACAACGCCTCGGCCACCGAATGGGCGAAGGCGAAGGCATACGCCCTTCGCGCCCAATATTATATGCTTCAAGACGAGATGGGTGAGGCGGTGACGTGGGGGCGTCGGGCCTTGACCTTTGCGCAGGCTGTCGAAGACGTTGAAACCTGCACGCATGCGCTTAACACGGTCGGTTCAGCCATGCTGTTCCGAGGGGATCCGGAAGGGGAAACGCTGTTACGTGAGAGCCTGCGGATCTCGCTGGAAAACGGGTTCGATGAGCAGGCAGCGCGGGTTTATACAAATCTCTCCGAATGCCTCATAGAAATGCGTGCCCTCGACCGGGCTGAAGATCTGATCGATGCCGGGATCCGTTTTGACAGTGCTCACGATCTTGACGCCTGGACCTATTACCTGATTGGTCGAAAGGCACAGCTTCGGCTGGAACAGGGACGTTTTGACGAGGCAGTCACGATTGCACGCGGGGTCCTGGGACAGGAAAACCAGACCCTGCTCATGCGGATGCCCGCGCAGATCGTCCTCGCCCGCTCCCTTCTGCGCCTCGGTGATGCGGCCGCCGAAGAGGCTTTGCAGCAGGCACTCGTTTCAGCGGAAAAGATCGGCGAACCCCAGTACCTGACGGTTCTGAAGATCGCGGAAATCGAGCAATCCGTGCTGGCTGGAACTTCAGAAACCGCAGCGCAGGCCTGGGACTGGCTCTGTAGCCTCGATCCCAGGCTCCTGAGCCCGCGAAAGCTGGGCGAAGCGATGTTCTGGGCCCGGATTGCGGAATTGCCGCTGAAGTCCACTTCCGCCCCTGGCCTTCCGGAGCCTGTTCGCCTGCTTCTCGAAGGGAAGACCGAAGAAGCCGGAGTGGCGTTTCAGATGGAAAGTTCGGATTATCTGGCAGCCTGGTCGTTTGCCGCCACCGGGAAGGCTGAACGACTTCAGGAGGCCGATGAATTGTTCCGGTCCATGGGGGCGATGGCGGCCCGTCGCTGGTTGCGCTCTCGTGAAGGGGTATCCGGCCTTCCGCCGCTGCAGCGCGGGCCTTACAAGAGTTCGCGCAACCACCCCTACGGTCTCACCGCAAAGGAGCAGACAGTACTCCGACTTCTTGTCGAGGGAAACAGCAATGCGGCAATTGCCGAAACGCTGAGCCGGTCTCGCAGAACCATTGAAAACCATGTTTCGTCGATCCTCTCCAAGCTGCAGGCAAAGGACAGGGTGGAGGTCCTTTTGCGTTCACAGAGCGAACCCTGGATCGTTCTGGCGGAAGACGAGGCCGACGTGGAAATTGAGTATTCGTCGCACGAAAATTAGGTGCACCCACCCATGATCCGTTTGGCCATCGGCCGTAGTGTTTCCGTGAGCTAACGCGTCTCAGGAAACGGATTTCGTGTCATGTTCAAACCTTTTTTAGTATCCTTTATCGCGATGGGCCTGCCGATTGCCGCCAGTGCTTGTGATCTTCCGGCGGAGAGACCCTCTTTCATTGATGTTCAGGAAAAACCGGACTTTGATACCGCAACGTTCGCAGCGTTGGTCGCTCAAGCGATTGGAGACCGGTACATGGGGTACGCGGTCACGTTGCGCGGCGAAAACGGTCGCATCATTGCCCAGGTCAACCACGGCTACGCCCGCACTCCTTGCGAGAGTGGTGGCGAGCAGCGCTTCAACGGCCGCACCGAGGCCGCGATTGGCTCTGTCTCGAAAGTTCTGACGGCGGCAACGGTTATTAACCGAGCCGAGACACTCCAAAGCGTCTCGCTTGACGACCGGTTTCAGGATTACCTTCCCAGACGCTGGCAGGGCGAGCTAGACACCTCCCTGCAACCCGTTACGCTTCGGAATCTCCTGCAGCATCGCGCTGGGTTCGCCAAGTCTGGAAAAACAATCTGGGATCATGCGTTCACGTTGCAGGAACGCTATCAGCTTGGCGCTGAAACCTACATCGTCAGAGCGCAGAACATCGCAACAGGCGCGAATGCCTGCGTGCCTGAACCCGTGACGAAACGTTGTTACGCGAACACGTCCTTTGCGCTCTGGAATGTCAGCGCCGCTTCCCTTGTGCCGACGAAATGGGCGCAGATCGAGGACGGGTTTGCCCCCGGCGAGATAACATATGACAGTTATCTCCAGGTTCATGCGTACAATCGGTACCGGGATATCGTTGAAAAGACCCTGTTCGAGCCGGTTGGTGTGACGGGCGGCTGCAATACGTTCTCTGATCCGGCGCGAGGCGCCCTCTATTACAACGGACCAATGGATGAGGCCGGTACGGATCGCACCGAAGTCGGCAAGCCGTGTGCGATCGGAGGCTGGTTTCTGTCAACGAGAGCCCTCTCGAAGGTCGTTCATCGCATCGTTTCGACGCGCGAAGTCGTCAACGACAATCACGAGCTGATGTTTTCCGCAGATGATGACCGGCTCGTTTTTGCAAGCCGTCCAAGAACCAACGATGGGCGGGCCGTATCCCACAACGGAAGCCGTTGGGGCGGACAGGCGACCGCTGAAGTGGTTGTCTTTCCGAATGGCTTTGTTGCGGCAGCAATCGCGAATTCCCGCCCGGCGAATGAAGGCGTGGGACTGAGGAAGGCACTGATCGATGGCTACAACGCAGCGCGCGGGCCGTCGTAAGACGTATTAGCTCAGCTATGCAACATATGAATGAGTATAAAATCTCTGCATTTGTGTAAATGTAAGTATAGAAAAATTATAAATAGTATACATAAATATGTAATTGAACAGGAAAGACAATGAATCTATTCGACTTTCCCAGCGCGATAATTGCCACCATCTCACAAGCGATTTCAAAAGGGATCAAGGATCCTTCCAATCTCGCTGACCTGGTTTTCTACTGGCACCATCCCGAGTTGCGCGGCTCGGGGATCAGGAAAGGCATGAACAACTACGATGAACTGTCAAAGGAATGGCTCAGCTATTATGACCTGTTTGCCAGGGAATATGGTCCCGTCGCCCCGAAATCCGGTGACAACTCCGACAGGACTTCGTGGCGACCTTACGAAAAATCGAACATCGATGGCATCGGTTTCATCAGTTCCGACATCAAGGCCTGGGCATCACGACCACCGAAACACAAGCGTGAGGTAGCGGCCTTTGTCAGTAACAAGATGGATGGTGACCGGGCACGGCTTTTTATCGTCTGGAAAACAAATGATCCGAGGAGCCACTGCAAATTCCACAATGTGTCCGAAAACGGTTCGATCCACTACTGGACCGAACAGCCGCTCGATTACAATACGATCAGGCAAGACCACAAGCTTGAGGTCAATTGGATCACATACCTGGGGAACGACGCTGGCGTTAAAGGTATTGCGTTGATGAATTTTGGCCTGAACGTCATCATTTTCGAAAAAACATTAAAGAACGGCGTGTGCCTCTCGTTGGCGCGCAGTGCTGCGAAAAGGGCTCTGGCTGAAGAAGCCAAACAAACGTACGAGCTTATGCAATCGGTCGTAGGTGGGGCGAGTGGTGCCAAGATGGCAAAACCGAAAAATTTTGGTGACTTGGCCTGGCATTCGTTTGGCGCCCAGGTGAAAAATGTCGTTGAGAACAGGTTTCCTCGATCCGTGTCGCCAAACGTTGGATCCCTTCATGGCATACGTTTCAATGACGAAATCAAGGACGGCAGCGGCAAGGTTATCGGTTGGGTAAACTACTTCGACTAAGGGTCGCTGAATTCATCTTCGCTGGGCCGGCTGCGTTGGGTGACGCGCCGGAAACGGTCGTTTGAATTGCCGTGTTATCGGCCGCTTACCTATACGGTCAACACAAGTTGCCATATTGAGATGATCGCGCCGCATTGACTTGTCCCACCGCATTGACTTGTCCCACCGGGCTTGCTAGCTCAAGAGCATGAGCAACGTCCTGCACAACACTGCGAACTATTATTATCCGCCAAGTTAGCGGAGGGACTTTGCTGTTTGTTTACCGCTGCATCGCCAGCGGTTGTGACTCGGTATACAGCTCTTGGCATTGCAGCCAATTCACCGAGTTAAGTCATGACTGTTTTCCAAGCTGCAATATGTAAACCACATCGCTCTCTCACCCTGGGCCTTATCGGTTACGGGGCGTTCGGTCGATTGATCGCCGAGCATCTTTCTTCTCATGTCGAACTGCTGATCCATGATCCGCGTTATGATGGCAGTGCGGACCTTGCCGAGGTCGCCGCCTGCCGGATCGTGGTGGTCGCTGTTCCGGTGGCTTGCATGGAAGAAACACTGCGTGCGATAGCGCCGCATCTGAGGCCGAACACGCTGGTGCTGGATGTCGGTTCGGTGAAGGTCGAGCCCGCTCGTCTGATGCTGGAGTTGCTGCCACCGCATGTCGAAATCCTTGCGACCCATCCGCTTTTCGGACCGCAAAGCGCTCGCAACGGATTGCAGGGACTGAAAATCGCGCTGTGCCCTCTGAAAGGCCGAAGCTACAAACGTGTTGCCGCCTTTCTCAAGGTGGCCCTTGGGCTGGATGTGTTCGAAACGACACCGGATGCGCATGATCGCGATGCAGCGCTGTCCCAGGGCCTTACCCACTTGATTGCCAAGGTGCTGGTGAAGATGGGACCGCTTCCCCGGATGACCACCACCCGAAGCTTCGACCTTCTGAACGAGGCTATCGAAATGGTTCGCCACGATCCGCCGGAGCTTTTTGATGCGATCGAGGGGCTGAACCCCTACGCCTCGGGCGTGCGCCGGCGTTTCTTCGACCTTGCTTCGGAGCTTGATGTTGAACTGCGCACGACGCCGCATTTGCCCGGCCGGACTGCCCTGTCATGAACCGGGCCCTCTAACGGGCTCCGTTCGGTTCGATAATCAACGCCGCAGTCAGTCAAACCCGCCAATCCGCCTACCCGTCTGACTGCGGACAAGACCAAGCCGGCTGCGCCTCTTGGAAATAGCGCTGGCTCGTTATTCAGCCTCCGCAAGTTCCGGCCAGCACCCCTTGCCGGTTGCTTGTGTCTTTGGCCGATACCCCGAAAGTCACGCATTAGATGCGTTGATCGGTTCAATGCCTTCTCTTGGCCATTGTCCCCTCGTGGCAATTCCCCTTCGCAAAAGGTCAGTTTCTAGAAGATGAACGTCCACCTCATTCGGTGTGACGGCAGTCATACGTGAAAGTTCCTTGGCCGGCTATCTAAGGTCAGGTTGTCGTTTGATTGGGTAGCCAAACATCGCGCGGCAAAATTACTGAAATCAACAAAATAAATGTTGCTCTGCGGCGGATGGAAAAACGCAACGCAGTACGCAAATCATTTGAGCCAAGAGAATACCGAAGATGGAACTTTACAAGTACCGTAATAAACTGCCGCAGATTGGTGACGCCTGCCTGCTCACCGATGGTGGCCTCGAAACAACTCTGATTTTTCATGATGGCATCGACCTGCCACTGTTTGCTTCCTTTCATGCCTTGAAAGAAACAGAAGGCCGCGCTGCCCTTCGCCGCTATTACGAACGCTACGCCCGTATCGCGAATGCGCAGGGCACGGGATTCATTCTCGACAGCGCGACCTGGCGCGCCAGCCGTGACTGGGGTGACCGTCTTGGTTATTCGGCCGAAGAATTGAAGCATGCCAACCAGGAAGCGATTGCAATGCTTTTCGAACTGCGTGCCGAGTTCGAAGGTGAACATCCCTTTGTCATCAGCGGCAATATGGGTCCTCGGGGAGACGGCTACGCACCCGAAACCATGATGTCCTCTGCCGAGTCCGAGGACTATCACGCTGTTCAGGTCGCCACACTGGATGCGGCAGGGGTCGATATGATCAGCGCGATCACCATGACCCATGCCGGCGAAGCCATGGGCATAGCGCGGGCCTGCGCGAAACGGGACGTGCCGTTGGCTCTTGCCTTCACCGTTGAGACCGATGGGCACCTGCCGACAGGCCAATCGCTCAAGGACGCGATCGCCGAGCTCGATGCCGACTGCCCGCCCGCCTACTACATGATCAATTGCGCCCACCCGGATCACTTCCGGCATGTCCTGGAAGAAGGAGCGGACTGGACAAGGCGAATTCGGGGTCTGCGCGCGAATGCTTCGCGGTTGAGCCACGCCGAGCTGGATGAAGCTGAAGAGCTGGATGACGGCAATCCGCAGGAACTTGGCAGGGACTATGCCAACCTCCTGTCGGTCTTGCCGAACCTGCGGGTCTTCGGTGGCTGCTGTGGTACCGACCACCGGCATGTCGACGCAATCGGGCAGACCTGCCTCCACCGGCCCCTCAGGGCGTAAGGAACGGGGAGTATCACAATGACCGTTTCGACCATGGTTGGCAGGATTACCTGTCGCAGGAACGCGATCGGGATTCTGGAACGTTGGCGCAGAGCCAGGAAGAACCGCATCCTGATCCAGACACTGGAGAGAATGTCGGACCATGAACTGCGCGACATCGGATTGAACCGTGACAGCGTGCGCCATGTGATCCGTAACGGTGACACCCGGGCGCTGCATCACCTGAGGCCCGCTCCAGCTGTCGTGCTGGATGCGGCGAAGGGGGATGGCATGTGCAATGAGGTCAACGCGGGAGAAGTGAAGTGAAAATGTCGGTCCAATCGAAAGGCGAAACACGGAGCGAACAGATCCGTCCGGCCACGAAGGCAGACGCACGTGAAATCGCCTCGCTTTTCCTGATGTCCTCAGATGGACTTGCTTCTTACATCTGGTCTCGCGTCGGGGCTCCCGGCGCGGACCTCCTGGAGGTTGGGGCATCGCGGTATTCGCGGGAAAACACGGCGTTTTCCTATCAGAATTGCCACATGGTTGAGATTGGTGGCCAGGTGGTGGCCATGCTGCATGCCTTCAAGATGGAGAGTGATGAGACACCCGAGATCGATCCAGTCCTCAGGCCCTACTCCGAGTTGGAAGATCCAGGCTCGTTGTATGTTTCCGGCGTGGCTGTCCGTCCGGAATTTCGCCGTCGCGGGTACGCGCGAAAGCTGATGATCCTTGCCGACCGTCTTGCAGCCGCACAAGATCTCGCGCGAGTTTCACTCATATGCTTCGACAGGAATGTGCCGGCACTTCGTCTCTATGCGTCACTGGGCTTTCGCGAGATGGATCATCGAGCCATCGTACCGCATCCAAACCTGCACTACTCTGACGGCCATGCTCTTTTGCTTGTACGAGAGTGCGATGCCAGGGAGCAGGTGGAGGGTTGATCTTCACCTGCTCCCTGGAAGCCCGGGCTGTCACTCGAAGACCTTGAACCGCTCGTAGACCTGGAACAGCTGTTTTTGTGAGTTGACGGCCATCTTTGTCATCGCAGACTTTAGTTGTTTTCGAACGGTATCCTGCTGAACACCCTTGACGCGGGAGTAGTCTGATAGCGGCTGCAGCGCTATGACAGCGGCAATGGCGGCGCTCTCGCTTCCACTCAGTCCAAAAAACTGGCTGATACGGTCGAGCGTACGCGGAGAGAGAATGTCCTGCGGATTGAGCACCACGATCTTGTAGGTCACCCAGCGTGCCGGTTCCAGTCGTCCGTCAACGAAACGGGGGAGCGGGTTGAACACCTGCACGGCGTAGGTCGTGTTGGTTTTGCTATCGAGAAGACGCACCAGTGGCGCTTCCCCGTTTCGAACGCGCCGATGAACCGCGTCCAGCTTCTTTTGTTCTCTTGGATTGCGGCAGACCAGTCTGCCATTTTGAATCCTCACGAAACCCAGGTCGAGGATATCCTGCGCGATTTGGTTGACGTATTCAGTCTCGCCATTGGCAAGCATGATGACGCCATGGGTTGGTGCATCGTTGGACGACCTGTGAACGAGTTCCCGTTCACCGGTTTCCATGCGCAGCTGCCTAAGTTGAAGCGCTTTC
Encoded here:
- a CDS encoding prephenate dehydrogenase; translated protein: MTVFQAAICKPHRSLTLGLIGYGAFGRLIAEHLSSHVELLIHDPRYDGSADLAEVAACRIVVVAVPVACMEETLRAIAPHLRPNTLVLDVGSVKVEPARLMLELLPPHVEILATHPLFGPQSARNGLQGLKIALCPLKGRSYKRVAAFLKVALGLDVFETTPDAHDRDAALSQGLTHLIAKVLVKMGPLPRMTTTRSFDLLNEAIEMVRHDPPELFDAIEGLNPYASGVRRRFFDLASELDVELRTTPHLPGRTALS
- a CDS encoding serine hydrolase domain-containing protein encodes the protein MFKPFLVSFIAMGLPIAASACDLPAERPSFIDVQEKPDFDTATFAALVAQAIGDRYMGYAVTLRGENGRIIAQVNHGYARTPCESGGEQRFNGRTEAAIGSVSKVLTAATVINRAETLQSVSLDDRFQDYLPRRWQGELDTSLQPVTLRNLLQHRAGFAKSGKTIWDHAFTLQERYQLGAETYIVRAQNIATGANACVPEPVTKRCYANTSFALWNVSAASLVPTKWAQIEDGFAPGEITYDSYLQVHAYNRYRDIVEKTLFEPVGVTGGCNTFSDPARGALYYNGPMDEAGTDRTEVGKPCAIGGWFLSTRALSKVVHRIVSTREVVNDNHELMFSADDDRLVFASRPRTNDGRAVSHNGSRWGGQATAEVVVFPNGFVAAAIANSRPANEGVGLRKALIDGYNAARGPS
- a CDS encoding DUF1127 domain-containing protein encodes the protein MTVSTMVGRITCRRNAIGILERWRRARKNRILIQTLERMSDHELRDIGLNRDSVRHVIRNGDTRALHHLRPAPAVVLDAAKGDGMCNEVNAGEVK
- a CDS encoding homocysteine S-methyltransferase family protein, with product MELYKYRNKLPQIGDACLLTDGGLETTLIFHDGIDLPLFASFHALKETEGRAALRRYYERYARIANAQGTGFILDSATWRASRDWGDRLGYSAEELKHANQEAIAMLFELRAEFEGEHPFVISGNMGPRGDGYAPETMMSSAESEDYHAVQVATLDAAGVDMISAITMTHAGEAMGIARACAKRDVPLALAFTVETDGHLPTGQSLKDAIAELDADCPPAYYMINCAHPDHFRHVLEEGADWTRRIRGLRANASRLSHAELDEAEELDDGNPQELGRDYANLLSVLPNLRVFGGCCGTDHRHVDAIGQTCLHRPLRA
- a CDS encoding ATP-binding protein, producing the protein MQILDEVRLSISRSGGRIVFVAGEAGIGKSSLIADFLSSLGPETRKVIGLCDPLITPRPLGPIRDIAAGLSGSTLIRDEEAMLFGGLVEHLSSLREPVVLVIEDLHWADDRTLDWLKFIGRRIAMLPLLLVCSYRDDQLAGYHPLRSAMGEIVPARKKQINLAPLSLDAVQMLVGSTRLAPDRLLDITGGNPFFLTELLAQSADGSKVPQTIGDAVDARLAGLPQDVVRLLEYVSCWPGAIPSGILLALPLPDGYGTLTQAIEKGLLIESGGRLSFRHEIARIAIYDRLSHPRRVDAHRCFLDHLCNREDGVQPLDMIVHHARGAEHEQLLLRYAPLAADNAASLGAHREAARFLEHVLPLADSLDLEQAAEICERWAYEAGLSLGIDADVISNRRKAVELWRKAGDENRVGENLRWLSRLHWYRGEAEEAKRYIEEAIEVLENNASATEWAKAKAYALRAQYYMLQDEMGEAVTWGRRALTFAQAVEDVETCTHALNTVGSAMLFRGDPEGETLLRESLRISLENGFDEQAARVYTNLSECLIEMRALDRAEDLIDAGIRFDSAHDLDAWTYYLIGRKAQLRLEQGRFDEAVTIARGVLGQENQTLLMRMPAQIVLARSLLRLGDAAAEEALQQALVSAEKIGEPQYLTVLKIAEIEQSVLAGTSETAAQAWDWLCSLDPRLLSPRKLGEAMFWARIAELPLKSTSAPGLPEPVRLLLEGKTEEAGVAFQMESSDYLAAWSFAATGKAERLQEADELFRSMGAMAARRWLRSREGVSGLPPLQRGPYKSSRNHPYGLTAKEQTVLRLLVEGNSNAAIAETLSRSRRTIENHVSSILSKLQAKDRVEVLLRSQSEPWIVLAEDEADVEIEYSSHEN
- a CDS encoding helix-turn-helix transcriptional regulator; protein product: MSEQLEKLIAELYESVETERLFSETLSKIVTYLGAAQSHLCLLGKDNSSIGLNFTANMDPSFLDEYHQHYVNIDYRLKLITKSPVGAVMTDDQFNTKEGLRSSPIHHDLFPRYDVNRIMGSNITADGRLGWFGVTSVRKDGTFSKEVMEDFSRLVVHARKALQLRQLRMETGERELVHRSSNDAPTHGVIMLANGETEYVNQIAQDILDLGFVRIQNGRLVCRNPREQKKLDAVHRRVRNGEAPLVRLLDSKTNTTYAVQVFNPLPRFVDGRLEPARWVTYKIVVLNPQDILSPRTLDRISQFFGLSGSESAAIAAVIALQPLSDYSRVKGVQQDTVRKQLKSAMTKMAVNSQKQLFQVYERFKVFE
- a CDS encoding GNAT family N-acetyltransferase, which produces MSVQSKGETRSEQIRPATKADAREIASLFLMSSDGLASYIWSRVGAPGADLLEVGASRYSRENTAFSYQNCHMVEIGGQVVAMLHAFKMESDETPEIDPVLRPYSELEDPGSLYVSGVAVRPEFRRRGYARKLMILADRLAAAQDLARVSLICFDRNVPALRLYASLGFREMDHRAIVPHPNLHYSDGHALLLVRECDAREQVEG